Proteins encoded in a region of the Falco biarmicus isolate bFalBia1 chromosome W, bFalBia1.pri, whole genome shotgun sequence genome:
- the LOC130141913 gene encoding LOW QUALITY PROTEIN: phorbol-12-myristate-13-acetate-induced protein 1-like (The sequence of the model RefSeq protein was modified relative to this genomic sequence to represent the inferred CDS: deleted 2 bases in 1 codon), producing MMLSRTLHKAAPPATPAEWAAVSKCALQLRKIGDKTWDLRQKILNLLRMLFCPETSSPRTRCAEK from the exons ATGATGCTCAGCAGAACCCTGCACAaggccgcgccgcccgccacTCCCGCAG AGTGGGCGGCGGTGTCAAAGTGCGCCCTGCAGCTGCGCAAGATAGGCGACAAGACA TGGGACCTGCGGCAGAAGATCTTGAACCTCCTGAGAATGCTATTCTGCCCAGAAACAAGCTCCCCTCGGACACGGTGTGCTGAAAAATAG
- the LOC130141975 gene encoding syncytin-A-like, whose product MHGAAWQKTVIENLNQLHQLPLQELDLLASIVPVEYVNVTATSMPGCKSMSSQLRPVDGTGVIWFDKPWHSWFTRQGEQGQYVGYLNVTGHSLWSNLRTGGLHVSTTGGFKLPPGVFLVCGNRAWPSIPMQPVGGPCYLGRLTLFAPHMKDLLNVSRDHGRLCRSIRTFDDTCNDNVQLPSVAAAIATSIFLPGGMAAMNAKNICRLACWGQKQFNLTTQMISELLTDVEGVRHATLQNRAAIGFLLLAHGHGCEDFEGMCCFNLSDHSKSIAQQLATLRENMKHVTEGHDTFSDWLNSLGLRGWLQIVVKGALVVLIVFLILILLLPCLFQCLQRIINGLIKRMSENGVWIAQKQKGGFVEWLEENGHIMSNPDRITWL is encoded by the coding sequence ATGCATGgcgcagcttggcagaaaacGGTCattgaaaatttaaatcaattacATCAGTTACCTTTACAGGAGTTAGACTTATTGGCTAGCATTGTGCCTGTCGAATATGTTAATGTTACTGCAACCTCAATGCCAGGTTGTAAAAGCATGTCATCACAGCTCCGACCAGTAGATGGTACAGGGGTGATCTGGTTTGATAAACCGTGGCATAGTTGGTTTACAAGGCAAGGGGAACAGGGCCAGTATGTAGGTTATCTAAATGTCACAGGGCATTCTCTTTGGAGTAACTTGAGAACAGGAGGGTTACATGTAAGCACCACAGGGGGTTTTAAACTTCCGCCAGGAGTGTTTCTGGTTTGTGGAAATAGAGCATGGCCCAGTATTCCCATGCAACCTGTTGGTGGGCCTTGTTACCTTGGACGGCTAACATTGTTTGCTCCTCACATGAAAGATTTATTAAATGTCAGTAGGGATCATGGGAGATTGTGCAGATCCATTCGAACTTTTGATGATACATGTAATGACAACGTACAGCTGCCATCGGTAGCCGCTGCTATAGCcacatctatttttcttccaggaggaATGGCAGCcatgaatgcaaaaaatatatgtagatTAGCATGTTGGGgtcagaaacaatttaatttgaCTACACAAATGATAAGTGAGCTACTTACTGATGTAGAGGGTGTTAGACATGCTACTTTGCAGAATCGAGCTGCCATTGGTTTTTTATTGTTAGCACATGGACATGGTTGTGaagattttgaagggatgtgttgtttCAATTTGTCTGATCACTCAAAAAGCATAGCTCAGCAATTAGCAACACTGCGCGAGAATATGAAGCATGTTACTGAAGGACATGATACTTTTTCTGACTGGCTCAATAGCCTCGGGCTAAGGGGATGGTTGCAGATTGTAGTTAAAGGAGCATTGGTAGTGTTAATAGTGTTCTTGATTTTGATATTGTTActtccttgtttgtttcaatgTTTGCAACGCATAATTAATGGGTTAATTAAACGGATGTCTGAGAATGGGGTCTGGattgctcaaaaacaaaaagggggatttgtggagtggctggaagaaaacgggcatattatgagcaatccagaccgaATAACTTGGTTGTAA